A section of the Streptomyces sp. CG1 genome encodes:
- a CDS encoding BTAD domain-containing putative transcriptional regulator, giving the protein MQVGMLGPLQVTADKADVRIGGARLRALLIRLALEPGRTVPTESLTRSLWPDKLLTDTAHALQALVLRLRRALPDPGLLEGVPGGYRLRLPPAAVDVTHFEQLRQEGRRRLREGDAAHAGQVLREALGLWRGEPLTDVADLPFAAQEANRLAELRLTTLEDRIVADLACGAEDLVAELEGLTACHPSRERLHALLVRALHAEGRQSEALRTYAGYRRQLADQLGSDPGPELRAAHLAVLRDDRRQPDPAAGRSRGNLGTPLTSFIGRAEERRRIHGQLREQRLVTIVGTGGVGKTRLATTLAAELADDTPDGVWLVSLATAIVATDVPQTVINTLGLRQVDRPADPVRALVGALAPMETVLIVDNCEHVIAEAARVIEELLVGCPKLRVIATSREPLMIPGEALSPVLPLPVPRLGTPAAKALECPSVRLLVERARAARPAFAVTEENIGHIVETCRRLDGLPLAIELAAARLRSMSIEHLATRLDDRFRLLTGGSRTALSRHQTLHAAVSWSWDLLNEPERQALRRVAVFSGSFDAVAAESLGVAPELLDVLFDRSLITLVDEPEPRYAVLETIREYAFQRLDQAGEVLRTRHDHAAHFLALAEQAAPHLRGPEQHRWMLRLSAESGNLLAALRFATDFGDADTAVRMAAALWYAWVVNSEHSEAAERLRRALEVSGPVRADARRNAAIGLLFSSVLGGDREAMRDARRRVIGDGTLPPDEPLAAALLALTSDDPDPVCAADGPETDPWTQGLLWWIQSFLTAKRGATADLCEALTRAEDGFRRAGDRWALAMCLLSMSDARLMVGDQAGSMRALEESTELVHGLGTSDQQRLWLAIVRLRTADVGGARAELLSIVEHAPPGRYASTARIFLADLCRQEGDLDDAARQLRHAAEDRGAQQDPVFRSLYQLSAGRLAVAHGDLPSAARDLREGLDLVAAMPHVPMGATVGAGIAALLMQAGSPASAAQVLGAGRALTGAADATNRDVLQLEVKLREHLGTQAYEDACGLEPSAALALIRSRLADALTPAAGRRARPADRRPPAGRPTRSVSG; this is encoded by the coding sequence ATGCAAGTCGGAATGCTCGGCCCTCTGCAGGTGACTGCCGACAAAGCGGACGTGCGGATCGGTGGCGCGCGGCTGCGCGCACTGCTGATCCGGCTCGCGCTGGAGCCGGGACGGACCGTGCCGACCGAGTCCCTGACCCGGTCGCTGTGGCCGGACAAGCTGCTCACCGACACCGCGCACGCGCTGCAGGCGCTGGTCTTGCGGCTGCGCCGGGCGCTGCCGGACCCCGGCCTGCTGGAGGGCGTACCTGGCGGATACCGGCTCAGGCTGCCCCCGGCCGCGGTGGACGTCACGCACTTCGAACAGCTGCGGCAGGAGGGTCGGCGTCGGCTTCGTGAGGGCGACGCGGCGCACGCCGGCCAGGTGCTCCGGGAAGCCCTCGGCCTCTGGCGTGGCGAGCCCCTGACCGACGTGGCCGACCTGCCGTTCGCGGCGCAGGAGGCCAACCGGCTCGCCGAGCTGCGGCTCACCACGCTGGAGGACCGCATCGTGGCCGATCTGGCCTGCGGGGCCGAGGACTTGGTCGCCGAACTCGAAGGGCTGACGGCCTGCCATCCGTCACGGGAGCGGCTGCACGCGCTGCTCGTCCGCGCGCTGCACGCGGAGGGCCGGCAGTCGGAGGCGCTGCGCACCTATGCCGGCTATCGGCGCCAGCTGGCCGATCAGCTCGGCAGCGATCCGGGACCTGAACTGCGCGCGGCCCACCTGGCGGTCCTGAGGGACGACCGGCGGCAGCCGGATCCGGCCGCAGGCAGATCCCGGGGAAACCTGGGCACGCCCCTGACGTCCTTCATCGGCCGGGCCGAGGAACGCCGGCGGATCCACGGCCAGTTGCGCGAGCAGCGCCTGGTGACGATCGTCGGCACCGGCGGCGTGGGCAAGACCCGGCTGGCGACCACGCTGGCCGCGGAACTTGCGGACGACACGCCGGACGGGGTCTGGCTGGTGTCGCTGGCCACCGCCATCGTCGCCACCGACGTACCACAAACCGTGATCAACACCCTGGGGCTCCGGCAGGTCGACCGGCCCGCCGATCCGGTGCGCGCGCTGGTCGGGGCGCTCGCGCCGATGGAGACCGTGCTGATCGTGGACAACTGCGAGCACGTCATCGCCGAGGCGGCCCGGGTGATCGAGGAACTGCTGGTCGGCTGCCCGAAGTTGCGGGTCATCGCGACCAGCCGGGAGCCGTTGATGATCCCCGGCGAGGCCCTGAGCCCGGTGCTGCCGCTTCCCGTGCCCCGGCTGGGCACGCCGGCCGCCAAGGCCCTGGAATGTCCCTCGGTGCGCCTGCTCGTCGAGCGGGCCCGGGCAGCGCGGCCCGCGTTCGCCGTGACCGAGGAGAACATCGGGCACATCGTGGAGACCTGCCGTCGGCTGGACGGCCTGCCCCTGGCCATCGAGCTGGCCGCGGCCCGGCTGCGGTCCATGTCGATCGAGCACCTGGCCACCCGCCTCGACGACCGTTTCCGCCTGCTCACCGGCGGCAGCCGGACCGCTCTGTCCCGGCACCAGACCCTGCACGCCGCGGTGAGCTGGAGCTGGGATCTGCTGAACGAGCCCGAACGGCAGGCCCTACGCAGGGTGGCGGTCTTCTCGGGGTCCTTCGACGCCGTGGCGGCCGAGTCGCTCGGGGTGGCGCCGGAGCTGCTCGACGTCCTGTTCGACCGGTCGCTGATCACACTGGTCGACGAGCCCGAACCCCGTTACGCCGTGCTGGAGACGATCCGCGAGTACGCCTTCCAGCGCCTGGACCAGGCCGGCGAGGTGCTGCGGACCCGCCACGATCACGCAGCGCACTTCCTCGCGCTGGCCGAGCAGGCGGCGCCGCATCTGCGCGGGCCGGAGCAGCACCGGTGGATGCTTCGGCTCAGCGCCGAGAGCGGGAATCTGCTCGCGGCCCTGCGTTTCGCGACCGACTTCGGCGACGCGGACACCGCGGTCCGGATGGCCGCCGCTCTGTGGTACGCCTGGGTCGTCAACAGCGAGCACTCCGAGGCCGCCGAGCGGCTGCGCCGTGCCCTGGAGGTTTCCGGCCCGGTGCGAGCGGATGCCCGCCGTAACGCGGCCATCGGTCTGCTTTTCAGCAGCGTTCTCGGCGGTGACCGCGAGGCGATGCGGGACGCCCGGCGCCGGGTGATCGGCGACGGTACGCTGCCGCCCGACGAGCCGCTGGCCGCGGCGCTGCTGGCGCTCACCTCCGACGACCCCGACCCGGTATGCGCCGCGGACGGGCCGGAGACGGATCCCTGGACTCAGGGCCTGCTCTGGTGGATCCAGTCGTTCCTGACCGCGAAGCGGGGCGCGACGGCCGACCTGTGCGAGGCGCTCACCCGCGCGGAGGACGGGTTCCGCCGGGCCGGGGATCGCTGGGCGCTCGCCATGTGCCTGCTGAGCATGAGCGACGCCCGGTTGATGGTCGGCGACCAGGCCGGCAGCATGCGGGCGCTGGAGGAGTCGACCGAACTCGTGCACGGCCTCGGCACCAGCGACCAGCAGCGGCTCTGGCTGGCGATCGTACGGCTGCGAACCGCGGACGTGGGAGGAGCACGCGCCGAACTGCTGAGCATCGTGGAACACGCGCCACCGGGCCGCTACGCGTCCACAGCCCGGATCTTCCTCGCCGACCTGTGCCGACAGGAGGGCGACCTGGATGACGCCGCCCGCCAGCTGCGTCATGCCGCGGAAGACCGCGGGGCACAGCAGGACCCGGTGTTCCGGTCGCTGTACCAGTTGTCCGCCGGCCGCCTGGCCGTGGCCCACGGTGATCTGCCCTCCGCCGCACGGGACCTGCGCGAGGGCCTGGACCTTGTCGCGGCGATGCCGCACGTACCGATGGGTGCGACGGTCGGCGCCGGCATCGCGGCGCTGCTGATGCAGGCCGGTTCACCCGCGTCGGCCGCCCAGGTGCTGGGCGCCGGCCGCGCCCTGACCGGCGCGGCCGACGCCACGAACCGCGACGTTCTGCAGCTCGAGGTGAAACTGCGCGAGCACTTGGGGACACAAGCCTACGAGGACGCGTGCGGCCTGGAACCGTCCGCGGCTCTCGCCCTCATCCGGAGCCGGCTCGCCGACGCTCTCACTCCCGCCGCTGGTAGGCGAGCACGGCCAGCGGACAGAAGACCACCAGCAGGACGGCCGACCAGATCAGTGTCCGGGTGA
- a CDS encoding ABC transporter permease, with product MTTTETFRPRPLGLLRHSAILAKRSLVKTKRNPGYLVNGVMTPVIFLVLFLYLFGGAVSGSTDSYMQYLFPGILVMTTSLSGMLATGLNLNIDVKKGIFDRFRSLPIGRAAPLLGSVAADVVRYVIAVIILFGIGLALGFRVHTGLLPTLAAVLLAVVFGFCLSWVTVFLGVLVRDEGAVLGFSFVAFLPLVLGTSLSAPTHTLPGWLRVWADVNPVTPAMDACRGLLNGGDVADAVTRTLIWSAVLLVVFCPLAVLAYQRRE from the coding sequence ATGACCACCACGGAGACCTTCCGGCCCAGGCCGCTCGGGCTGCTGCGGCACAGTGCGATCCTGGCCAAGCGGAGCCTGGTCAAGACCAAGCGCAACCCCGGTTACCTCGTCAACGGGGTGATGACCCCGGTGATCTTCCTGGTGCTGTTCCTCTATCTGTTCGGCGGGGCGGTGTCCGGGTCCACCGACAGCTACATGCAGTACCTGTTCCCCGGGATCCTGGTAATGACCACGAGCCTCTCCGGGATGCTGGCCACCGGGCTGAACCTCAACATCGACGTGAAGAAGGGCATCTTCGACCGCTTCCGGAGCCTGCCCATCGGCCGCGCCGCACCGCTGCTCGGATCCGTCGCGGCCGATGTCGTCCGGTACGTGATCGCCGTGATCATTCTGTTCGGCATCGGACTCGCGCTCGGCTTCAGGGTGCACACCGGGCTGCTGCCGACGCTGGCGGCCGTGCTGCTGGCCGTCGTATTCGGCTTCTGCCTCAGCTGGGTCACGGTCTTCCTGGGTGTTCTCGTCCGGGACGAAGGCGCGGTGCTCGGGTTCTCCTTCGTCGCGTTCCTGCCGCTCGTACTGGGGACGAGCCTCTCTGCACCCACACACACTCTGCCCGGATGGCTGCGGGTGTGGGCCGACGTCAACCCGGTCACCCCCGCCATGGACGCCTGCCGCGGTCTGCTGAACGGCGGTGACGTCGCCGACGCGGTCACCCGGACACTGATCTGGTCGGCCGTCCTGCTGGTGGTCTTCTGTCCGCTGGCCGTGCTCGCCTACCAGCGGCGGGAGTGA
- a CDS encoding ATP-binding cassette domain-containing protein, giving the protein MDYAFKTEGLVKRFGKTTALSGLDLAAPAGTVLGVLGPNGAGKTTAIRILATLLRPDEGRAVVGGLDVVTQATRVRRLIGLTGQYATVDEELTAFENLVLVGQLLDMRKAEARSRADELLRQFDLQESGRQRASVLSGGMRRRLDLAVSLVGRPRIVFLDEPTTGLDPGRREDLWRTVRTMTAEGATVLLTTQYLEEADALADHIYVIDDGRAIADGTPADLKRIVGGQAIVVRPVDPQQADVALEVLERVAGRRAEPVSRGVVTVPVDDDRVLPEAAARLAAADVRLAEFSLRLPSLDEAFFSLTGRSAGARTTAEVKR; this is encoded by the coding sequence ATGGACTACGCATTCAAGACCGAGGGCTTGGTCAAACGCTTCGGGAAGACGACCGCGCTCAGCGGGCTCGACCTCGCGGCACCGGCCGGGACGGTGTTGGGCGTGCTCGGGCCCAACGGCGCGGGCAAGACCACCGCCATCCGTATCCTGGCCACACTGCTGCGGCCGGACGAGGGCCGCGCGGTCGTGGGCGGGTTGGACGTCGTGACGCAGGCGACCCGGGTGCGGCGTCTGATCGGTCTGACGGGGCAATACGCCACCGTGGACGAGGAACTGACCGCGTTCGAGAACCTCGTTCTGGTCGGGCAGTTGCTGGACATGCGCAAGGCGGAGGCCAGGTCCCGCGCCGACGAGCTGCTGCGGCAGTTCGATCTGCAGGAGTCGGGCAGGCAGCGGGCCTCGGTCCTCTCCGGCGGCATGCGCCGCCGCCTCGATCTCGCGGTGAGCCTGGTCGGGCGGCCGCGCATCGTCTTCCTCGACGAGCCCACCACCGGTCTCGACCCGGGCCGGCGCGAGGACTTGTGGCGGACGGTGCGGACCATGACGGCCGAAGGCGCCACCGTGCTGCTGACGACGCAGTACCTCGAAGAGGCGGACGCGCTGGCCGACCACATCTACGTCATCGACGACGGCCGGGCGATCGCCGACGGGACGCCCGCCGACCTCAAGCGCATCGTGGGCGGCCAGGCGATCGTCGTACGGCCGGTCGATCCGCAACAGGCGGACGTGGCCCTGGAGGTGCTGGAGAGGGTCGCCGGGCGGCGCGCCGAACCGGTCAGCCGCGGCGTGGTGACCGTGCCGGTCGATGACGACCGTGTGCTCCCCGAGGCGGCTGCGCGTCTTGCCGCCGCGGATGTCCGGCTGGCGGAGTTCTCGCTGCGCCTGCCGAGCCTCGACGAGGCGTTCTTCTCCCTGACCGGCCGGTCCGCCGGCGCCAGGACCACCGCGGAGGTGAAGCGATGA
- a CDS encoding histidine phosphatase family protein — MATRYLYLARHGAADAFGELTDAGYKQADLLGERLAGLPIDAVWHSALPRAVASAHEIARHLPGAPVAEAAELIDHVPYVPNADEMPRAWAGFFDGFDEGEAASGQRTAEALVARFTKAPERTEPDSHEVLVTHAYPIAWLVRDALQAPPTRWLGLDSANTGLTVIEYRAGLSPTLVMFNDMSHLPGDLRWTGFRSAARP; from the coding sequence ATGGCTACTCGATATCTCTATCTGGCACGACATGGCGCGGCGGACGCGTTCGGCGAGCTCACCGACGCGGGGTACAAGCAGGCCGACCTGCTCGGCGAGCGGCTCGCCGGGTTACCGATCGACGCGGTGTGGCACTCTGCGCTGCCCCGCGCCGTCGCGAGCGCGCACGAGATCGCCCGACACCTGCCGGGCGCGCCCGTGGCCGAGGCCGCTGAGCTCATCGATCACGTGCCCTACGTACCGAACGCGGACGAGATGCCCCGAGCCTGGGCCGGTTTCTTCGATGGTTTCGACGAGGGCGAGGCCGCGTCGGGCCAGCGTACCGCCGAAGCCTTGGTGGCACGGTTCACCAAGGCTCCCGAACGCACCGAGCCCGACTCGCACGAGGTGCTGGTCACGCATGCGTACCCGATTGCATGGCTGGTGCGGGACGCGCTTCAGGCCCCGCCGACCCGATGGCTCGGCCTGGACAGCGCGAACACGGGGCTCACGGTGATCGAGTACCGGGCCGGTCTGTCGCCCACGCTGGTGATGTTCAACGACATGAGTCACCTGCCCGGCGACCTGCGCTGGACCGGATTCCGGTCGGCCGCACGACCGTGA
- a CDS encoding transcriptional regulator, translating to MTHASLPDLLVLHTVRVTGVANGTAVSERTGIDQDTVLELLPDFEAYGWVTHVAFGDTSGWTLTERGRDEDTRKLAEELEEAGARAAVEQAHKAFEALNGRLVKACTDWQLRPTESDRLASNDHSDPAWDARVLDELTVIGGELTRMISGLADALARFGGYDKRFSAALTRARAGEGRWVAGVGVASCHAVWMELHEDLLSTLGIPRGAEPGSR from the coding sequence ATGACGCACGCCTCATTACCGGATCTGCTTGTCCTGCACACCGTGCGGGTGACCGGAGTTGCCAACGGCACGGCGGTCTCCGAGCGCACCGGCATCGACCAGGACACGGTCTTGGAACTGCTGCCGGACTTCGAAGCCTACGGGTGGGTGACACACGTCGCGTTCGGAGACACCAGCGGCTGGACGCTCACCGAGCGCGGCCGCGACGAGGACACCCGGAAACTGGCGGAGGAACTGGAGGAAGCCGGTGCCAGGGCCGCCGTCGAGCAGGCGCACAAGGCGTTCGAGGCCCTGAACGGACGGTTGGTCAAGGCGTGCACCGACTGGCAGTTGCGGCCCACCGAGAGCGATCGGCTGGCGTCCAACGACCACAGCGACCCGGCATGGGACGCCCGGGTGCTGGACGAGCTCACGGTGATCGGCGGCGAGTTGACCCGGATGATCAGTGGATTGGCAGACGCGCTGGCCCGGTTCGGCGGCTACGACAAGCGGTTCTCCGCCGCCCTGACCCGTGCCCGTGCGGGAGAGGGGCGATGGGTGGCCGGGGTCGGCGTCGCCTCGTGCCACGCCGTCTGGATGGAGCTTCACGAGGATCTGCTGTCGACGCTCGGAATCCCCCGCGGCGCGGAACCGGGATCCCGGTAG
- a CDS encoding PEP/pyruvate-binding domain-containing protein, which yields MLIDLADAEPATSGGKAAVLARLLEAGLPVPPGFVVPTAVYEHATEGFDISAAGALRDLAGPSPALIEEIGRALTRITGDGYVAVRSSATSEDTAAATAAGQHDTFLGVSGPDQVADAVRRCWASLWSGRAVEYRRWQADADSPSIAVLVQRLVDADVAGVMFTGADVRLEASWGLGESVVSGQVTPDSWRLSGSTITHRTLGTKKTRIDRDHTGVVTREVGPAGRERFCLTDDEVTRLADIGRQTADLLGGPQDIEWAITGSQIWILQARPVTSALPAGPPAAADTTHGSEVRSGTPASPGSAAGSARVVCGPGDFARVRPGDVLVCRTTDPAWTPLFGVVAAVVTETGGLLSHAAIVAREQGIPAVLAVPDATTVLPDGAMVEVDGSTGRVALLGTWPRTSTR from the coding sequence TTGCTGATCGACCTGGCCGACGCCGAGCCCGCAACGTCGGGGGGAAAGGCCGCCGTGCTTGCGCGGCTCCTTGAGGCAGGTTTGCCGGTGCCACCCGGGTTCGTGGTGCCGACCGCCGTGTACGAGCACGCGACAGAGGGCTTCGACATCTCGGCCGCCGGCGCCCTGCGTGACCTGGCCGGTCCCTCCCCCGCGCTGATCGAGGAGATCGGCCGAGCACTCACGCGCATCACCGGGGACGGGTACGTTGCCGTGCGCTCGTCGGCGACCAGTGAGGACACTGCCGCCGCCACCGCCGCGGGACAGCATGACACTTTCCTTGGCGTCAGCGGCCCCGATCAGGTCGCCGACGCGGTACGCAGGTGCTGGGCCTCATTGTGGTCCGGGCGTGCCGTGGAATACCGGCGTTGGCAGGCGGACGCGGATTCGCCCTCGATCGCGGTGCTGGTGCAGCGCCTGGTGGACGCCGACGTCGCGGGGGTGATGTTCACAGGCGCCGACGTCCGGCTGGAGGCGTCCTGGGGGCTGGGCGAGAGCGTCGTCAGCGGCCAGGTCACCCCGGACTCCTGGAGGTTGTCCGGCAGCACCATCACCCATCGAACGCTCGGCACGAAGAAGACGCGAATCGATCGCGATCACACCGGGGTTGTCACCCGGGAGGTGGGACCTGCCGGCCGGGAACGCTTCTGCCTCACCGACGACGAAGTGACCCGACTCGCGGACATCGGCCGGCAGACGGCCGATCTGCTGGGCGGGCCGCAGGACATCGAGTGGGCGATCACCGGCTCCCAGATCTGGATCCTCCAGGCCCGGCCGGTGACCAGCGCCCTCCCCGCAGGGCCACCGGCTGCTGCGGACACCACCCACGGGAGCGAAGTCCGATCGGGTACGCCCGCAAGTCCCGGCTCCGCCGCCGGATCGGCCCGCGTGGTGTGCGGTCCCGGCGATTTCGCACGCGTGCGGCCCGGCGACGTACTCGTGTGCCGGACCACCGACCCGGCGTGGACCCCGCTGTTCGGTGTCGTCGCCGCGGTCGTCACCGAGACGGGCGGCCTGCTCTCCCACGCCGCGATCGTGGCACGGGAGCAGGGCATCCCGGCCGTCCTGGCCGTTCCGGACGCGACGACGGTCCTGCCCGACGGTGCGATGGTCGAGGTGGACGGGAGCACCGGCCGGGTCGCGCTCCTCGGTACCTGGCCTCGCACTTCCACGAGGTGA